The following are encoded together in the Dama dama isolate Ldn47 chromosome 29, ASM3311817v1, whole genome shotgun sequence genome:
- the FRMPD1 gene encoding FERM and PDZ domain-containing protein 1 has protein sequence MEELEASLFQTRKAQRIEQMVARWLRRSRDSSARAKVATADGPPGIPTQTVIPVKHTVKIDKDTLLQDYGFHVSESLPLTVVSVTAGGSAHGKLFPGDQILQMNDEPAEDLSCEGAVNILREAGDSLSITVVRCTSGVPKSSFLTEEKRARLKTNPVKVHFAEEVLVSGHSQGNSLLCMPNVLKLYLENGQTKAFKFEAHTTVKDIILTVKEKLSIRSTEYFALVLEEQYNVSRLHLLHEEELIQQVVEREESHDCRCLFRVCFVPRDPLDLLKEDPVAFEYLYLQSCSDVLQERFAVEMKCSSALRLAALHIQERMYACAQPQKISLKYIEKDWGIENFISPTLLRNMKGKDIKKAISFHMKRNQNLLEPRQKQLISAAQLRLNYLQILGELKTYGGKIFNATLMLQDRESYIALLVGAKYGISQIINSKLNIMSTLAEFANISRVELTEESEKVSVVKVYLQDVKVLTLLLESNSAKDLACLIAGYYRLFVDPVTSIFLWPGNKQHVHRVSAEEGYESRACSDSEESSEVDCVLEPLSDGRLQKLGPCRPLTEEEQPPGDSSVPAVAAKGPSTCGASSTTDSAESEASDSANTESRGCRTSGSSESMDALEEDDLDACSSSRSSFFHLGLPGFPESLDSDSQEERSRVETSGFLCLLDLAQRANPQSQKTEFSESPAPGAFSWGPELNALRLDPRLYEGSRIDYYSLCANVSPASHGSGSSDSTAARQGGGTAALGQRGGSEALSSSALQALAPGLPLALEDGSSDEEYYDAADKLTPPDALSGLRAASTVETSATGSQNEASRCSPEVSLNPGPDGRQPSRRGGAKKYAKTLRKRRSFLQTDYTCQVSFPLAPSASLESVDDVCYYDREPCLALTAPSPTVSSLQDVQGEPGVLETKALGLLTPLRETKSKNPASRVMEMEPETMETKSVIDSRVSSISAIRLRIDPNHKENSGIAPLTSSVASSPANTPHGLNPGSSGPDTAQAGLPQTSSPFQDLNGSGPRELTVGLGNSASSLSSADVNPDSVCLTASPGPHTLAQGDTLELGGVQLEIGLGSLFINDMPETAPQDTEPLLSSPDGPKSDECGINSEDTMASLPAEEGQGQLSLEYSREVTNRNDTSSFRDESGKDPGDPKVDGLDVLPQTPGVSAPAGGMAASLFLETPITGTEQTPPSSPTEPQGQSREILGQACQAQEQKLLAELDFNTDFLLRDQTIPSAFSLEEVKAEPPNHVTGEDTTPGDIPQGVSLDPGPSLPEPLPCPHEEPHLEGSNRFSVPESKGKRPSICLPAEKSFLCFAPESYPKGSASLRTAPSLGFAGVNETGAPRMGMEQCSCQFSYATCFRGLQPETEEEGRDSEAGPTAPLTSPPSAGSQLSLPWRPARAHSCSAELPSRNSHIWPEYCSRALRQLRAAPASIPEGFIQLMESLLELQGILEASWGNGNKHPPEKCTWHFAESRSRLCMGSQKLLSSCQHVIRMDQTPEEMQSAVRDTFQHLVQLAGLCLQLTDCRRCSGHRREAAGNLRDVVHTYHEFVEAARLTCERGYGDLSVKLLARQCTALTAAVFCLTQKFRASTAL, from the exons GGCTAAAGTTGCCACAGCTGACGGGCCCCCCGGGATCCCAACCCAGACCGTCATCCCTGTGAAACACACagtaaaaatagacaaagacACCCTCCTCCAGGACTATGGATTTCACGTTTCCGAGAGCCTTCCCCTCACGGTGGTGTCCGTCACAGCAG GGGGCTCTGCTCACGGTAAACTTTTCCCCGGTGATCAGATCCTCCAGATGAATGACGAGCCTGCCGAAGACCTTTCCTGTGAAGGAGCAGTCAACATTCTGAG ggaAGCTGGAGATTCTCTTTCAATCACGGTTGTTCGCTGCACATCG GGAGTCCCCAAGTCCTCCTTCCTGACAGAAGAGAAGCGAGCCCGGCTGAAGACCAACCCCGTGAAGGTGCACTTTGCGGAGGAGGTGCTCGTCAGCGGACACAGCCAG GGTAATTCTCTGCTGTGTATGCCCAACGTGCTCAAGTTGTACCTGGAGAATGGACAGACCAAAGCTTTCAAGTTTGAGGCACACACGACTGTGAAG GACATCATCCTCACGGTGAAGGAGAAGCTGTCGATCCGAAGCACAGAGTACTTCGCGCTGGTCCTGGAGGAGCAGTACAATGTCTCACGGCTACACCTGCTGCATGAGGAGGAGCTCATCCAGCAG GTGGTGGAAAGGGAGGAGTCACATGACTGCCGCTGCCTCTTCCGGGTTTGTTTCGTCCCCAGGGACCCCCTGGACCTCCTGAAAGAAGACCCTGTGGCCTTCGAATACCTCTATCTGCAG AGCTGCAGCGATGTGCTCCAGGAGCGCTTTGCGGTTGAAATGAAGTGCAGCTCGGCGCTCCGGCTGGCAGCCCTGCACATCCAGGAGCGGATGTACGCGTGTGCACAGCCGCAGAAGATCTCTTTGAAGTACATAGA GAAGGATTGGGGAATCGAGAACTTTATATCTCCAACTTTACTACGAAACATGAAAGGAAAAGACATCAAGAAAGCCATCAGCTTCCACATGAAGAGGAACCAGAACTTGCTGGAACCCCGACAGAAG CAACTTATTTCTGCCGCCCAGCTGCGTTTAAATTACCTACAGATCCTTGGGGAACTCAAGACGTACGGTGGGAAAATCTTTAATGCTACTTTAATG TTACAGGACAGAGAATCCTACATTGCCCTTCTGGTTGGAGCCAAGTATGGCATTAGCCAAATTATCAATAGCAAACTCAACATCATGTCCACGTTGGCAGAGTTTGCCAACATCAGCCGTGTAGAGCTGACGGAAGAGTCTGAGAAAGTGAGCGTGGTCAAAGTGTATCTTCAGGATGTCAAG GTTCTGACTTTGCTGCTGGAATCCAACAGTGCAAAAGACCTAGCCTGCCTGATTGCTGGGTACTACAGGCTGTTTGTCGACCCGGTGACCTCCATTTTCCTCTGGCCGGGAAACAAACAGCATGTGCACCGGGTGTCTGCTGAAGAAG GCTACGAGTCCAGGGCCTGCAGTGACTCCGAGGAGTCGTCCGAAGTGGACTGCGTGCTGGAGCCCCTCTCCGACGGACGCCTGCAGAAGCTGGGCCCCTGCAGACCGCTTACAGAGGAAGAGCAGCCTCCTGGGGACAGCTCCGTGCCTGCCGTGGCTGCGAAGGGCCCAAGCACTTGCGGGGCCAGCAGCACAACAGACAGTGCCGAATCCGAGGCGTCCGACTCGGCCAACACTGAGAGCCGCGGCTGCAGGACCAGCGGCTCCAGTGAGTCCATGGACGCCCTGGAGGAGGATGACCTGGACGCCTGCTCCTCCAGCAGGTCCAGCTTCTTCCACCTGGGCTTGCCGGGCTTCCCGGAGAGTCTTGATTCAGACAGCCAGGAGGAGAGAAGCAGGGTTGAAACCAGTGGCTTCCTCTGTCTCCTGGACCTGGCCCAGAGAGCCAACCCTCAGAGCCAGAAGACAGAGTTTTCTGAGAGTCCTGCTCCTGGGGCCTTCAGCTGGGGGCCGGAACTGAATGCGCTCAGGCTGGACCCTCGGCTCTATGAGGGCAGCCGGATTGACTACTACAGCCTGTGTGCCAATGTCTCCCCCGCCAGCCACGGGAGCGGTAGCTCTGACAGCACAGCTGCCCGGCAGGGTGGGGGCACAGCAGCCCTGGGCCAGCGGGGAGGGTCTGAGGCCCTGTCCAGCTCCGCGCTGCAAGCCCTGGCCCCAGGCCTGCCACTGGCCTTGGAGGATGGCAGTTCCGACGAGGAATACTATGATGCAGCTGACAAGCTCACACCCCCAGACGCCCTCTCCG GGCTCAGAGCTGCTTCCACTGTAGAAACCAGTGCCACAGGATCACAGAATGAAGCCAGCCGCTGCAGCCCTGAGGTCAGCCTGAATCCTGGGCCAGACGGCAGACAGCCAAGCAGAAGGGGAGGGGCGAAGAAGTATGCCAAGACCCTGAGGAAAAGACGGTCCTTCCTGCAGACCGACTACACCTGTCAGGTCTCGTTTCCCCTGGCGCCGTCAGCTTCCTTGGAGAGCGTGGACGACGTGTGCTACTATGACCGGgagccctgcctggccctcactGCGCCCTCCCCAACTGTGTCCTCTCTGCAAGACGTGCAGGGTGAGCCCGGCGTCCTGGAGACCAAGGCCCTGGGGCTGCTGACTCCCCTGAGGGAGACCAAGAGCAAAAACCCAGCCTCCCGGGTCATGGAGATGGagccagagaccatggaaaccaaATCTGTCATCGACTCTCGAGTGTCATCTATTTCTGCCATTCGCCTCCGGATTGACCCTAACCATAAAGAGAATTCTGGGATTGCCCCTCTGACCTCCAGTGTCGCCAGTTCCCCAGCAAACACCCCTCACGGTCTCAACCCAGGCTCATCTGGCCCAGATACCGCTCAGGCAGGGCTTCCCCAGACCTCATCTCCGTTTCAAGACTTGAATGGCAGTGGCCCCCGAGAACTCACCGTGGGGCTTGGGAACAgtgcctcctccctctccagtGCTGATGTGAACCCAGACAGCGTCTGCCTGACCGCCAGCCCGGGGCCACATACTCTTGCTCAAGGAGACACCCTGGAGCTGGGAGGAGTTCAGTTGGAAATAGGATTGGGATCTCTGTTTATAAATGATATGCCAGAAACTGCCCCCCAGGACACAGAGCCTTTGTTGTCTTCTCCAGACGGACCTAAAAGTGATGAGTGCGGCATAAATTCGGAAGACACGATGGCGTCTTTGCCTGCAGAGGAGGGGCAAGGACAACTATCTCTGGAATACAGTAGAGAAGTTACAAACAGAAACGACACCAGCTCATTTCGTGATGAGTCTGGGAAGGATCCAGGTGACCCCAAGGTGGATGGGTTGGATGTTCTTCCTCAGACTCCTGGTGTCAGTGCTCCAGCTGGTGGCATGGCAGCCTCCCTCTTCTTGGAGACTCCTATTACAGGGACTGAGCAGACCCCACCAAGTTCCCCTACAGAACCCCAAGGACAAAGCAGAGAAATTCTGGGTCAAGCCTGCCAGGCCCAAGAACAAAAACTATTGGCAGAGTTGGATTTTAATACAGATTTCTTGCTTAGGGACCAGACCATTCCATCAGCCTTCTCTCTAGAGGAGGTCAAGGCAGAGCCACCTAATCACGTGACAGGGGAAGACACCACCCCTGGGGACATTCCCCAGGGCGTCTCTTTGGATCCAGGGCCTTCTCTGCCAGAGCCACTACCGTGTCCCCATGAGGAGCCTCACTTAGAAGGTTCAAACCGTTTTTCGGTGCCAGAAAGCAAAGGCAAGAGGCCTAGCATCTGCCTTCCTGCTGAGAAGTCTTTTCTGTGCTTTGCCCCAGAGAGCTATCCTAAAGGTTCTGCCAGTCTCAGGACAGCCCCGTCTTTGGGGTTTGCAGGTGTGAATGAGACAGGGGCCCCCAGGATGGGCATGGAGCAGTGCAGCTGCCAGTTTTCCTATGCCACGTGCTTCCGGGGCCTGCagccagagacagaggaggaaggCAGAGACTCGGAAGCAGGTCCCACAGCCCCCCTTACCTCGCCGCCCTCTGCAGGAAGCCAGCTGAGCCTGCCCTGGAGGCCTGCCCGGGCCCACAGCTGCAGTGCCGAGCTCCCATCGAGGAACAGCCACATCTGGCCGGAGTACTGCTCCAGGGCGCTCAGACAGCTGAGAGCTGCCCCCGCCAGCATCCCTGAGGGCTTCATCCAACTCATGGAGAGCTTGCTGGAATTACAGGGCATTTTAGAAGCTTCCTGGGGGAATGGGAATAAACACCCCCCCGAGAAGTGCACCTGGCACTTTGCTGAAAGCCGGAGCCGCCTCTGCATGGGCTCCCAAAAGCTCCTGTCGAGCTGTCAGCACGTGATCAGGATGGACCAGACGCCGGAGGAGATGCAGAGCGCTGTGCGGGACACCTTCCAGCACCTGGTCCAGCTGGCCGGCCTGTGCCTGCAGCTCACAGACTGCCGCCGCTGCTCCGGCCACCGCAGGGAGGCGGCCGGGAACCTGAGGGATGTGGTGCACACCTACCACGAGTTTGTGGAGGCCGCTCGGCTGACCTGTGAGCGAGGCTACGGCGACCTGAGCGTGAAACTCTTGGCCCGTCAGTGCACGGCCCTCACGGCCGCCGTGTTCTGTTTGACCCAGAAGTTCCGGGCCTCCACCGCCCTGTGA